The DNA sequence AGGTTGTCGGTTTTCCCGACAGCTAAGTGTCGCGTTTCCGGACACTCCAACACGACAATGTGGAAACCAATCGACCTCCACCTCGACCCAATCCGACCCAAAGGACCACCCGCTTACATCACGACACTTTCTTCGCAGGTTTAGGCCAATGTCTTAACTACTGTTTAAATACAATTACAAATCTTTTAATCCGTTGGTCGCGAGTTCGAATCTCGCCCGACCAACCATATAGAATAAGGCTTTGCGGGCGATGCCCCACAAACCAAAGACACACGTTAATTATCAATCCGTTGGTCTTTGCTACAAACCCATATAGATACTGGGTTTCCTGCTAGCAATTGAATCGCACACTTTGTATTTTTTAATTGCGAAAAAGTTCGACTCTGTAGGTAACGCTCTAACGGTTACTTAAGTAACGCTCCTAAGTTGGATCTAGCCTCTTATTTTCTAGTTTTATTAGCTAGTGCTATTTTCTCAATGCACCTGTGACAACGTAGCGTTTTAGTGATTCTGCCTCTACTGCGAGAGGTAATCATTTTCAAGCGATCAATCGGGATTAATGCTCGACAGCTTGGGCAAATTTTTGATGTTTGATTAACTGAATCCATTTAATAATTTTTAAATAATCATCCAAAAGACACTTTAAGTTCTAGCTTTTTTACATCATCAAAATTATTAGATCAAGATTGCTCTTTAAAAATATGGGGTATTTGGTCAACTAATACTTTTTTGGAAATTGACACTGACTCGTTAAGGTCAGATTCAACAATCACCCTAGCATTGGCGCAATTATCTCGATGTTGGCACTTAGATAAAGTTCCGTTATTTTTTTGATTATGGTATGTGGTACAGGAATCACGCATCCAACTACCGTCTAGCGGACAAGTGTCTTTCGACTCCATATCATTTCCTCCAATCATATATGCGCTGATATGTAAATTTACAATATTTACGAAAACCAAATTTGATCTAGATTAAATTTGTTGCGCTGCTTTTAAGCTTATTAAGCCTCTAACTCTGCTGGATATGGGTGCTTCGTAATTTTCCCATAGAGGTATGCAGTAATAACCAATACTACTGAGTCTGCAAAGATAGGATACAAAGCAAAGTAATAACTATTGATTTTTCCTGTTGATACAAACAATGCCAGCATTAAAGCTGTTGGTTGGAAGCACTTCAATGCATACATTGCAGCTGCTGAAGCAGAAACACTTAAAACCATTGCAATATTTGACTCGGGAAAAATATAAATGCTCGCAGAAGCCAGTAATGCAGAGACAACATTTCCTTCAATAATTGTTTTTGGGTGAAACATTGGACTAGCTGGCATCAATAAGATCATTAAAGCTGTTACCAAAAAAACAGCATTAATTTCCATTGATTTATCTGCTGGCCCAACAAATTCATTAAAAAGTACAACGGCCATAATTAAGACATCTAGCCCAAAACAGATTCTTAAGATATCTAGCCAACTAAAGCCATATGGATCTGGTGGGATGCATTTTTTTATATACGCACGCACCCTTTCCCATTCTATTTTCTTCATACCTGAAATGTATCAGATACCCCAAAGGAAAGACAAATGCTAATACTTGAGAGTAGTAACAAATTCAGTAGGGATCATTCGCGGTTTAGCAGGAGTTGCTCGATCAGGCGTTCCAATATTAATAAAGCATAAGGGATCCTCATGATCTTTTAAGCCAAACAGATCTCTAACAGGCTTCATATACATAGATTTACCGCTAGTAGGGCTGGCACCAAACCCCATAGCATTTGCCATCAGAAAAATATTCTGAATAGCACAACCCGCTGAAATAATGCGCTCACTAGGAGGAACTTCCGACTCTGTTCCCCTGGCATTGACAATTGCCAACATCACCAACGGCGCTCTATGCGCCTTAACCATAGCATCTTGAATCTGCTGATCGGTGGCATCCGGATCGCGCTCAACAAGTGATTTTGCAAATGCATCAGCCAGCAGCCCCCTGCATTCCAATGGGCAAATTACAAACCTCCAAGGTCTAGTTAGATTGTGATCTGGAGCTGTAGCAGCCATAGAAAACATTAAATCCAACTGCTCTTGTGAAGGCCCTGGCTGGAATAAACGTTTAGGTAAGTATGACTGACGCGAAGAAATTAGCGCTGCGGCCATTTCTGTCATTGAATTATTTGGCATGCTTGATCTCTCCATCAAATTGATCGTCTAAATAGGGGCCTGTTCCACAGTTATCTGCAGAATGTGCCGGAATAAATTTGCCAGCAGTTACATCAAAAACTTGAACTTCGCCATCTTCGATAACGTAATACCAACCATGTAAAGTTAACTCTTTCTTTTCCACTTGTGCGCGAACCATGGGGTAGTCCATAAGCCGCTCAAGTTGCAAAACAATAGAGCGTTGCTCCACCCTCCTTAATGCCTCTGGAGTTTGCCTAACCGGCAAAAGCGCTTCCTTAATTAAGTCTAGCCATACGGTTAAGTTAATCGCCTCTTTAGGCACGCCTTCATAAGCAGACCTTACCGCCCCACAATGACTATGCCCACAAACCACAATTCTGCTAACTTTCAATTGCATTACAGCAAATTCAATTCCTGCAGCCGTACCATGAATGCCATAAGAACCATCATATGGAGGAACAATGGCCCCAACATTGCGAAGAATGAATAAATCCCCAGGGCCAGTTCCAGTTAA is a window from the Polynucleobacter sp. MWH-Aus1W21 genome containing:
- a CDS encoding HPP family protein, which gives rise to MKKIEWERVRAYIKKCIPPDPYGFSWLDILRICFGLDVLIMAVVLFNEFVGPADKSMEINAVFLVTALMILLMPASPMFHPKTIIEGNVVSALLASASIYIFPESNIAMVLSVSASAAAMYALKCFQPTALMLALFVSTGKINSYYFALYPIFADSVVLVITAYLYGKITKHPYPAELEA
- a CDS encoding nitroreductase; protein product: MPNNSMTEMAAALISSRQSYLPKRLFQPGPSQEQLDLMFSMAATAPDHNLTRPWRFVICPLECRGLLADAFAKSLVERDPDATDQQIQDAMVKAHRAPLVMLAIVNARGTESEVPPSERIISAGCAIQNIFLMANAMGFGASPTSGKSMYMKPVRDLFGLKDHEDPLCFINIGTPDRATPAKPRMIPTEFVTTLKY
- a CDS encoding carbonic anhydrase; this encodes MPDELLERLRKFRTEYFPAHRQEFESLIEQGQSPKTLFLGCSDSRIVPYLLTGTGPGDLFILRNVGAIVPPYDGSYGIHGTAAGIEFAVMQLKVSRIVVCGHSHCGAVRSAYEGVPKEAINLTVWLDLIKEALLPVRQTPEALRRVEQRSIVLQLERLMDYPMVRAQVEKKELTLHGWYYVIEDGEVQVFDVTAGKFIPAHSADNCGTGPYLDDQFDGEIKHAK